In Curtobacterium sp. L6-1, a genomic segment contains:
- the thiE gene encoding thiamine phosphate synthase, protein MTTAPSTWDAVDRPAATALGVYLVTDTAQAERHGHGVLGVVRAAVAAGVRIVQVRDKTASARDLLALTAAVADAVGDRALVVVDDRLDVALAARSAGHRIAGVHLGQSDVPASAARALLGPDAHVGLTANTTRHLVEVAAMPRGTVDLLGVGVVHPTSTKPDHPPALGVAGFGRLAATTSVPCVGIGGVGLDDVGPLRQAGAAGVAIVSGICAAPDPGAAAAAYVAAWDGAGR, encoded by the coding sequence GTGACGACGGCGCCGTCCACGTGGGACGCGGTCGACCGCCCGGCAGCGACGGCGCTCGGCGTCTACCTGGTCACCGACACCGCACAGGCCGAGCGGCACGGGCACGGGGTGCTCGGCGTCGTCCGGGCGGCGGTCGCGGCCGGGGTCCGGATCGTGCAGGTGCGGGACAAGACCGCCTCGGCACGGGACCTGCTCGCGCTGACGGCGGCCGTCGCGGACGCCGTCGGCGACCGGGCGCTGGTGGTCGTCGACGACCGGCTCGACGTCGCCCTGGCCGCCCGGTCCGCCGGGCACCGGATCGCCGGCGTGCACCTGGGCCAGTCGGACGTCCCGGCGAGCGCCGCCCGTGCGCTGCTCGGCCCAGACGCGCACGTCGGGTTGACGGCGAACACCACCCGGCACCTGGTCGAGGTCGCCGCCATGCCGCGCGGCACCGTCGACCTGCTCGGGGTGGGGGTGGTGCACCCCACGTCGACGAAGCCGGACCACCCGCCGGCGCTCGGGGTCGCGGGCTTCGGGCGGCTCGCGGCGACGACGAGCGTGCCGTGCGTGGGGATCGGCGGGGTCGGCCTGGACGACGTCGGACCGCTGCGGCAGGCGGGGGCCGCCGGGGTGGCGATCGTGTCGGGCATCTGCGCGGCACCGGACCCGGGTGCCGCGGCGGCGGCGTACGTCGCGGCCTGGGACGGAGCGGGACGGTGA
- the thiD gene encoding bifunctional hydroxymethylpyrimidine kinase/phosphomethylpyrimidine kinase → MTGPTTTASGAAAGAATAPAVLQVLQVPRVLSIAGTDPTGGAGVQADLKAIAAQDGYGMAVVTALVAQNTRGVRSVHVPDAAFLREQLDAVSDDVTIDAVKTGMLGTAEVVRVVVDWLREHRPERVVVDPVMVATSGDRLLDADGGAAMVDLVALADLVTPNRDELRVLAELAGSSATDPLDAARAVARHFDVRVLAKGGHDGGPTSDDALVAPDGSVRVFTGPRIPTGNTHGTGCSLSSAIATLVARHGDWELAVGAAKTWLTAALRGADALEVGQGQGPVDHNAAVRAALPTPRLTDLWWDDATEVLEETLACSFLRGLADGTLDPEVFAGYLAQDVHYLRAYEQHLAAVAAGSPGDAAAFWTTASEGCAAEARDLHHRRLAGSHADDPVHPVCAGYLAHLAAAAREHTATGDVSVLTAAVLPCFRVYAWVGDRLGTAPVGHPFADWITAYGDPGFAASSARATELVEELARRADPGLRGRMARAFRESVAQELAFFRMPEAFATEPEDRPTAV, encoded by the coding sequence GTGACCGGGCCGACGACGACGGCGTCGGGCGCGGCTGCAGGAGCGGCAACGGCGCCGGCGGTGCTGCAGGTGCTGCAGGTGCCGCGGGTGCTCAGCATCGCGGGCACGGACCCGACCGGCGGCGCGGGCGTCCAGGCGGACCTCAAGGCGATCGCCGCGCAGGACGGCTACGGCATGGCGGTGGTCACGGCCCTCGTCGCGCAGAACACCCGCGGCGTCCGGTCCGTGCACGTCCCCGACGCGGCCTTCCTCCGCGAGCAGCTCGACGCGGTGTCCGACGACGTGACGATCGACGCCGTGAAGACCGGCATGCTCGGCACCGCCGAGGTCGTCCGCGTGGTCGTCGACTGGCTGCGGGAGCACCGGCCCGAACGGGTCGTCGTCGACCCCGTGATGGTGGCGACCAGCGGCGACCGGCTGCTCGACGCCGACGGCGGGGCCGCGATGGTCGACCTCGTCGCCCTGGCGGACCTCGTCACCCCGAACCGCGACGAACTGCGGGTGCTCGCCGAGCTGGCCGGCTCCTCCGCGACCGACCCGCTCGACGCCGCCCGGGCCGTCGCGCGGCACTTCGACGTCCGCGTCCTGGCGAAGGGCGGCCACGACGGCGGTCCGACCTCGGACGACGCCCTCGTTGCCCCGGACGGGAGCGTCCGCGTGTTCACCGGCCCCCGGATCCCCACCGGGAACACCCACGGCACCGGCTGCTCCCTGTCGAGTGCGATCGCGACCCTCGTGGCCCGGCACGGCGACTGGGAGCTCGCCGTCGGTGCGGCGAAGACCTGGCTGACCGCGGCCCTGCGGGGAGCGGACGCCCTCGAGGTCGGGCAGGGCCAGGGACCCGTCGACCACAACGCCGCCGTCCGTGCAGCGCTCCCGACACCCCGGCTCACCGACCTGTGGTGGGACGACGCGACCGAGGTCCTCGAGGAGACCCTGGCGTGCTCGTTCCTGCGCGGACTCGCCGACGGCACCCTCGACCCCGAGGTGTTCGCCGGGTACCTCGCGCAGGACGTGCACTACCTCCGCGCGTACGAGCAGCACCTCGCCGCCGTCGCTGCCGGGTCACCGGGCGACGCGGCCGCGTTCTGGACCACCGCGAGCGAAGGCTGCGCCGCCGAGGCCCGCGACCTGCACCACCGCCGGCTCGCCGGGTCGCACGCCGACGACCCCGTGCACCCGGTCTGCGCCGGGTACCTCGCGCACCTGGCCGCCGCGGCCCGGGAGCACACCGCGACGGGCGACGTGTCCGTGCTCACCGCCGCCGTGCTGCCCTGCTTCCGCGTCTACGCGTGGGTCGGGGACCGGCTGGGCACCGCTCCGGTCGGGCACCCGTTCGCGGACTGGATCACGGCGTACGGGGACCCGGGGTTCGCGGCCTCGAGCGCGCGGGCGACGGAGCTCGTGGAGGAGCTGGCGCGGCGGGCCGACCCCGGGCTGCGGGGACGGATGGCACGCGCCTTCCGGGAGTCGGTCGCGCAGGAGCTCGCGTTCTTCCGGATGCCGGAGGCGTTCGCGACGGAGCCGGAGGACCGACCGACGGCGGTCTGA
- a CDS encoding metallophosphoesterase family protein: MTTSLVLLSDTHLPKRAKDLPPELWADITSADLVVHAGDWVDLATVDLLQERSRDLLAVRGNNDHGFEDRLPLVATRRVEDLRFAVVHETGAATGRERRAVLDHPDVDVLVFGHSHIPWDSTAANGMRLLNPGSPTDRRRQPDHTWMRCTLDGADLRVSLVRRAPGADDVRVVPSTPA, from the coding sequence GTGACCACCTCGCTCGTCCTCCTGTCCGACACGCACCTGCCCAAGCGGGCGAAGGACCTGCCGCCCGAGCTGTGGGCAGACATCACGTCCGCCGACCTCGTGGTGCACGCCGGCGACTGGGTGGACCTGGCCACGGTGGACCTCCTGCAGGAGCGGTCGCGGGACCTGCTGGCCGTGCGGGGCAACAACGACCACGGGTTCGAGGACCGCCTCCCGCTCGTCGCCACCCGCCGCGTCGAGGACCTGCGCTTCGCGGTCGTCCACGAGACCGGTGCGGCCACGGGTCGGGAACGGCGTGCGGTGCTCGACCACCCGGACGTCGACGTGCTCGTCTTCGGTCACTCGCACATCCCGTGGGACTCGACCGCGGCGAACGGCATGCGGCTGCTCAACCCCGGCTCGCCGACGGACCGACGCCGACAGCCGGACCACACCTGGATGCGGTGCACGCTGGACGGCGCCGACCTCCGGGTGTCCCTCGTCCGGCGCGCGCCGGGTGCCGACGACGTGCGCGTCGTCCCCTCCACCCCGGCCTGA
- a CDS encoding MarR family winged helix-turn-helix transcriptional regulator, whose protein sequence is MADPRGPGIREADIGRAYTELSRITRRASVRARGTDDVLSVVDQSLVDFVVQHPGCMAIDIARYLRLNRSTISRQLSGLLAAGLVRTVDGGTGNAKPLEATDAGRRTLARSVQLHRDALVERLVDWSDDDVALLAGMLERLGAADEADLPMPSRPTEPTEP, encoded by the coding sequence ATGGCCGACCCGAGGGGCCCCGGCATCCGCGAAGCGGACATCGGACGGGCGTACACCGAGCTCTCCCGCATCACGCGGCGCGCGAGCGTCCGGGCGCGCGGCACCGACGACGTCCTCAGCGTCGTCGACCAGTCGCTCGTGGACTTCGTGGTGCAGCACCCGGGGTGCATGGCCATCGACATCGCCCGCTACCTGCGGTTGAACCGGTCGACGATCTCCCGGCAGCTGTCGGGTCTGCTCGCCGCGGGCCTCGTCCGCACGGTCGACGGCGGCACGGGCAACGCGAAGCCCCTCGAGGCCACCGACGCCGGCCGCCGCACCCTCGCCCGCTCGGTGCAGCTGCACCGTGACGCGCTGGTGGAGCGGCTCGTCGACTGGTCCGACGACGACGTCGCGCTCCTCGCCGGCATGCTCGAACGACTCGGCGCCGCCGACGAGGCCGACCTGCCGATGCCGAGCCGGCCGACGGAGCCGACCGAGCCGTGA
- a CDS encoding VOC family protein: protein MPRIVPFLWFDDQAQHAAEYYTELFPDSRIDGVGRGPDGSVLVVEFTLLGQPYRAMNGGPGHPFTDACSLQVDVDSQEELDRVWDALVAEGGHPVACGWLVDRWGLSWQVTPAVMGELLAAGGDATAAERVFRAMQDMVKLDIGALRAAAAA from the coding sequence ATGCCCCGCATCGTCCCGTTCCTCTGGTTCGACGACCAGGCCCAGCACGCGGCCGAGTACTACACCGAACTGTTCCCGGACTCGCGCATCGACGGTGTCGGCCGCGGTCCCGACGGGTCCGTCCTGGTCGTGGAGTTCACGCTGCTCGGGCAGCCGTACCGCGCGATGAACGGCGGACCGGGGCACCCCTTCACGGACGCCTGCTCGTTGCAGGTCGACGTGGACTCGCAGGAGGAGCTCGACCGGGTCTGGGACGCGCTCGTCGCCGAGGGCGGGCACCCCGTCGCGTGCGGCTGGCTCGTGGACCGCTGGGGCCTGTCGTGGCAGGTGACGCCGGCGGTGATGGGCGAACTCCTGGCGGCCGGCGGCGACGCGACGGCGGCCGAACGGGTGTTCCGCGCCATGCAGGACATGGTGAAGCTCGACATCGGGGCGCTGCGGGCAGCTGCCGCGGCCTGA
- a CDS encoding GNAT family N-acetyltransferase, with protein sequence MTHEFRNEVDRDRYAMYVDGTLVSVLDYRVNGDAIAFPHTYTVPAHRGHGYAGELVEHAVSDVETTSTKRIVPMCWFVSQWFDGHPDKADLLSRGVAD encoded by the coding sequence ATGACACACGAGTTCCGCAACGAGGTCGACCGCGACCGGTACGCCATGTACGTCGACGGAACCCTGGTGAGCGTGCTCGACTACCGCGTCAACGGTGACGCGATCGCCTTCCCGCACACCTACACGGTCCCCGCCCACCGAGGCCACGGGTACGCCGGGGAACTCGTGGAGCACGCCGTCAGCGACGTCGAGACGACGTCCACGAAGCGCATCGTGCCGATGTGCTGGTTCGTCAGCCAGTGGTTCGACGGGCACCCCGACAAGGCAGACCTGCTCAGCCGCGGCGTCGCGGACTGA
- a CDS encoding NADPH-dependent F420 reductase, translating to MSWRHPAPLADGRSRHAGRTVDHAEEWPRHAGVAPCMTTIGIIGAGNIGSQLARLAVQHGHQVVIANSRGPETLTDLVAELGEHATAGTREDAATQGDIVVVTVPLGAIETIPVEPLVGKVVIDTDNYYPERDGHIAALDHETTTTAEMLQDHLVGAKVVKAFNHIGAADLTGHATPSGTADRRALVVAGDDETAKRTVVDLIDEFGFDTVDAGPLAEGWRIQRDTPGYGPRMTADELRDALAAAKRYRDM from the coding sequence GTGTCATGGCGCCATCCTGCACCGCTCGCCGACGGACGGTCACGCCACGCGGGCCGGACGGTCGACCACGCCGAGGAATGGCCACGGCACGCCGGTGTTGCACCCTGCATGACAACCATCGGAATCATCGGCGCAGGCAACATCGGATCCCAGCTCGCACGCCTCGCGGTGCAGCACGGCCACCAGGTCGTCATCGCGAACTCGCGCGGCCCGGAGACGCTGACGGACCTCGTGGCGGAACTCGGCGAGCACGCCACCGCCGGTACGCGGGAGGACGCCGCCACCCAGGGCGACATCGTCGTCGTCACCGTGCCGCTCGGTGCGATCGAGACGATCCCCGTCGAGCCGCTCGTCGGCAAGGTCGTCATCGACACCGACAACTACTACCCCGAGCGCGACGGGCACATCGCCGCCCTCGACCACGAGACGACCACCACCGCGGAGATGCTGCAGGACCACCTGGTGGGCGCGAAGGTCGTCAAGGCGTTCAACCACATCGGTGCCGCCGACCTGACCGGCCACGCCACCCCGAGCGGCACCGCCGACCGTCGTGCCCTCGTGGTCGCCGGCGACGACGAGACCGCCAAGCGCACCGTCGTCGACCTGATCGACGAGTTCGGGTTCGACACCGTCGACGCCGGTCCCCTCGCCGAGGGATGGCGCATCCAGCGCGACACCCCCGGCTACGGCCCGCGCATGACGGCGGACGAGCTCCGCGACGCACTCGCCGCCGCGAAGCGCTACCGCGACATGTGA
- a CDS encoding LysR substrate-binding domain-containing protein — translation MLDPVLLRTFLAVAETSSFTQAGVRLGISQPTVSQHVRRLEAAVARTLVARDTRGVRLTDNGDAMAGFARTILAAHATADAYFSGVAARGRLRFGAADDLAITQLPRILRDFRKLHPQVDLELTVNQSAPLLRRVHAGQLDLVFIKRTAGESAEGTRVASDQMVWMAQDGIALEADDPVPLIAYQAPSISRQMAIDALEAAGRTWRITCNTRDVNGVLAAVRAGIGVAVFPHSLIPADLVKVSQRLSLPDLPAVDYVLIANPTVQREPIEALTNAILSRGVVRAV, via the coding sequence GTGCTCGACCCCGTCCTGCTCCGGACCTTCCTGGCCGTCGCCGAGACGAGCAGCTTCACGCAGGCCGGTGTGCGCCTGGGCATCAGCCAGCCGACGGTGTCGCAGCACGTCCGACGGCTCGAGGCCGCCGTCGCACGCACCCTCGTCGCCCGCGACACCCGGGGCGTGCGGCTGACCGACAACGGTGACGCGATGGCCGGGTTCGCCCGGACGATCCTGGCGGCCCACGCCACCGCCGACGCGTACTTCTCCGGCGTCGCCGCCCGTGGTCGCCTGCGCTTCGGTGCGGCGGACGACCTCGCCATCACGCAGCTGCCACGGATCCTCCGCGACTTCCGCAAGCTGCACCCGCAGGTCGACCTCGAGCTGACGGTGAACCAGTCCGCGCCGCTCCTCCGACGGGTGCACGCCGGGCAGCTCGACCTGGTGTTCATCAAGCGGACCGCGGGGGAGTCCGCCGAGGGGACCCGCGTCGCCTCGGACCAGATGGTGTGGATGGCGCAGGACGGCATCGCACTCGAAGCCGACGACCCGGTGCCCTTGATCGCGTACCAGGCGCCGAGCATCAGCCGACAGATGGCGATCGACGCGCTCGAGGCAGCCGGTCGCACGTGGCGGATCACCTGCAACACGCGTGACGTCAACGGCGTGCTGGCGGCGGTCCGGGCAGGGATCGGCGTGGCGGTGTTCCCGCACTCACTCATCCCGGCCGACCTGGTGAAGGTGTCGCAGCGGTTGTCGTTGCCGGACCTGCCGGCGGTCGACTACGTCCTCATCGCCAACCCGACGGTGCAGCGCGAGCCGATCGAGGCGCTGACGAACGCGATCCTCTCGCGCGGGGTGGTCCGCGCCGTCTGA
- a CDS encoding MFS transporter, with the protein MRSSPTTIHPPTEPLPISTVRPPWRRSFIALSVPNFRLFTATNLVAMTAGWMQRIAQDWLVLQLTGSVAQVGITVACQFAPMLLFGLLGGVFVDRYSKRALMMITQGAFAVLSLLLAVLTLTGVVQAWHVWVIAFLVGMVTVIDNPARQVFVTEIVGHQHLRNAISVNSSVFQLGGMIGPALSGILLVAVGAGWSFGINAVACVAVVVTLGFLRVSELHRTPPQPRAKGQLVEGLRYAAAKPTIIVPVVLVAFFSVFALTMPVLLSAFASTVYDVGAGGYGLFNSAVAVGALTGAVLSTRRAVVRLRTIVGGVFWTGVLLVVAGATPAIAPFTALLVVVGLSQLLFQTASNSLVQLSSNVAIRGRVMSLYVLVLLGGQAIGGPVMGQVVDHFGAHVGMMVAGGVPAAAAAVIALVLARRGGLHLEVRMRHHLPLPTIVGHR; encoded by the coding sequence GTGCGATCGTCACCGACGACCATCCACCCGCCCACCGAACCGCTCCCGATCAGCACCGTCCGCCCGCCCTGGCGACGCTCGTTCATCGCCCTGTCGGTCCCGAACTTCCGGCTCTTCACCGCGACGAACCTCGTCGCGATGACCGCCGGGTGGATGCAGCGGATCGCGCAGGACTGGCTCGTGCTGCAGCTCACCGGCTCGGTCGCGCAGGTCGGCATCACGGTGGCGTGCCAGTTCGCCCCGATGCTGCTGTTCGGTCTGCTGGGCGGGGTCTTCGTCGACCGCTACTCGAAGCGCGCGCTGATGATGATCACGCAGGGCGCCTTCGCGGTGCTGTCCCTGCTGCTCGCCGTCCTGACCCTGACCGGGGTGGTGCAGGCGTGGCACGTCTGGGTAATCGCCTTCCTGGTCGGCATGGTCACCGTCATCGACAACCCGGCTCGGCAGGTGTTCGTCACCGAGATCGTCGGGCACCAGCACCTGCGGAACGCGATCAGCGTCAACTCGTCGGTGTTCCAGCTCGGCGGCATGATCGGCCCGGCGCTGTCCGGCATCCTGCTCGTCGCGGTGGGCGCGGGCTGGTCGTTCGGCATCAACGCCGTCGCGTGCGTCGCCGTCGTCGTGACGCTCGGGTTCCTCCGGGTCTCCGAACTGCACCGGACGCCACCGCAGCCGCGCGCGAAGGGGCAGCTCGTCGAGGGGCTCCGCTACGCCGCCGCGAAGCCGACGATCATCGTGCCGGTCGTCCTGGTGGCGTTCTTCTCGGTGTTCGCCCTGACCATGCCGGTGCTGCTGTCGGCCTTCGCGTCGACGGTCTACGACGTCGGCGCGGGCGGGTACGGGCTGTTCAACTCCGCCGTCGCGGTCGGTGCGCTCACCGGTGCCGTGCTCTCCACCCGCCGCGCCGTGGTCCGGCTCCGCACCATCGTCGGCGGGGTGTTCTGGACCGGTGTCCTGCTCGTGGTCGCGGGTGCCACGCCGGCGATCGCGCCGTTCACCGCCCTGCTCGTCGTGGTCGGCCTGTCGCAGCTGCTGTTCCAGACGGCGTCGAACTCGCTCGTCCAGCTGTCGTCGAACGTCGCGATCCGCGGGCGGGTGATGTCGCTCTACGTCCTCGTGCTGCTCGGCGGACAGGCGATCGGCGGACCGGTGATGGGCCAGGTCGTGGACCACTTCGGCGCCCACGTCGGGATGATGGTCGCCGGCGGCGTGCCGGCTGCCGCGGCTGCGGTGATCGCGCTCGTCCTGGCGCGACGCGGCGGGCTGCACCTCGAGGTACGGATGCGCCACCACCTGCCGTTGCCGACGATCGTCGGCCACCGCTGA
- a CDS encoding NAD(P)-dependent oxidoreductase, which translates to MSTIVVFGGTGYAGSAIVREALSRGHEVIAVARDTSKLDAAEHLTLAQGDAFDASFVTEVTKDADVVIVSLHAVQSDGSELKDRFQHFVDAAAAAGARLGIVGGAGSLLVAEGGPALYDTAEFPDAFKGEAKSHGQVLENLRASGTDVDWFYVSPAAAFGDYNPGERRGTYRTSDDVLLTDAEGNSDISGADYAIAVVDEIEQPAHHQARFGVAY; encoded by the coding sequence ATGTCCACCATCGTCGTCTTCGGAGGCACCGGGTACGCCGGGTCCGCCATCGTCCGTGAAGCCCTCTCCCGCGGCCACGAGGTCATCGCCGTCGCCCGCGACACCTCGAAGCTCGACGCGGCCGAGCACCTCACCCTCGCGCAGGGCGACGCCTTCGACGCGTCCTTCGTGACCGAGGTGACGAAGGACGCCGACGTCGTCATCGTGTCCCTGCACGCGGTCCAGTCGGACGGCAGCGAGCTGAAGGACCGGTTCCAGCACTTCGTCGACGCCGCGGCTGCTGCCGGTGCGCGCCTCGGCATCGTCGGCGGTGCCGGCTCGCTCCTCGTCGCCGAGGGCGGCCCGGCCCTGTACGACACGGCCGAGTTCCCCGACGCGTTCAAGGGCGAGGCGAAGAGCCACGGTCAGGTCCTCGAGAACCTCCGCGCGAGCGGCACCGACGTCGACTGGTTCTACGTCAGCCCCGCCGCAGCCTTCGGTGACTACAACCCCGGCGAGCGTCGTGGCACGTACCGGACCTCGGACGACGTGCTCCTCACCGACGCCGAGGGCAACTCGGACATCTCGGGTGCCGACTACGCGATCGCGGTCGTCGACGAGATCGAGCAGCCGGCGCACCACCAGGCCCGCTTCGGCGTCGCCTACTGA
- a CDS encoding winged helix-turn-helix transcriptional regulator has protein sequence MSALEYSPYAADCPSRQLLDRIGDRWSVLTIGALADGPRRYSAIAARVQGVSQKMLTQTLRALERDGLVTRTVFPEIPPHVEYELTDAGRSLRTVLVPLEQWAIDHMDGVAEARAGYDARA, from the coding sequence ATGAGTGCGCTCGAGTACAGCCCCTACGCGGCCGACTGTCCCTCCAGACAACTCCTCGACCGGATCGGTGACCGGTGGAGCGTGCTGACCATCGGCGCGCTGGCCGACGGACCGCGGCGCTACTCGGCGATCGCGGCCCGGGTGCAGGGCGTGTCGCAGAAGATGCTCACGCAGACGCTCCGCGCCCTCGAACGCGACGGGCTCGTCACCCGCACGGTGTTCCCGGAGATCCCGCCGCACGTCGAGTACGAGCTGACCGACGCCGGCCGGTCGCTCCGCACGGTGCTCGTCCCGCTCGAGCAGTGGGCGATCGACCACATGGACGGGGTCGCCGAGGCCCGCGCGGGGTACGACGCCCGCGCCTGA
- a CDS encoding NADPH:quinone reductase: MRSIVYSQPGTSSVLSLADRPVPEPGAGEVRVRVVVSGVNPTDWKARQGGTYGGGLPFPEITPNQDGAGIVDALGDGVEGLSVGDHVWLFMAAASRPTGTAQEFTVVPATRVVPLPEGVSFDVGASLGVPAMTAHRALTVHEDGPARLSPGALSGRTVLVAGGAGAVGHAAIQLARWAGATVIATISSEDKAALATAAGAHHTVNYREDGAADRIRSVAPDGVDIVVEVSIPANADLDAAVLANHGVVSMYADNGGDAASIPVRPNMGINARYQFLLLYTIGDAALAAAAEDITAALRDGVLPVGEEAGLALLRFPLEETAAAHDAVQGDAVGKVLIDVQSAE; this comes from the coding sequence ATGCGATCGATCGTCTACTCCCAGCCCGGCACCTCCTCCGTCCTCTCGCTCGCCGACCGTCCGGTCCCCGAGCCCGGCGCCGGCGAGGTCCGCGTCCGTGTCGTCGTCTCCGGCGTGAACCCCACCGACTGGAAGGCCCGCCAGGGCGGCACCTACGGAGGCGGCTTGCCGTTCCCCGAGATCACGCCGAACCAGGACGGCGCCGGCATCGTCGACGCGCTCGGCGACGGCGTCGAGGGCCTGTCCGTCGGCGACCACGTCTGGCTCTTCATGGCCGCCGCGTCCCGCCCGACCGGCACCGCACAGGAGTTCACCGTCGTGCCCGCCACCCGCGTCGTCCCGCTGCCCGAGGGCGTCTCGTTCGACGTCGGCGCCTCGCTCGGTGTCCCCGCGATGACCGCGCACCGTGCGCTCACCGTGCACGAGGACGGCCCGGCCCGCCTCTCCCCCGGTGCCCTGTCCGGTCGGACCGTCCTGGTCGCGGGAGGTGCTGGGGCCGTCGGGCACGCCGCCATCCAGCTCGCCCGCTGGGCCGGCGCGACCGTCATCGCGACGATCAGCTCCGAGGACAAGGCCGCCCTCGCCACCGCTGCAGGAGCGCACCACACCGTGAACTACCGCGAGGACGGTGCGGCCGACCGCATCCGCTCGGTCGCCCCGGACGGCGTGGACATCGTCGTCGAGGTGTCGATCCCCGCGAACGCCGACCTCGACGCGGCCGTCCTGGCGAACCACGGCGTCGTGTCGATGTACGCGGACAACGGCGGCGACGCAGCCTCGATCCCGGTCCGGCCGAACATGGGCATCAACGCGCGCTACCAGTTCCTGCTGCTCTACACGATCGGGGACGCCGCCCTCGCGGCTGCCGCCGAGGACATCACCGCCGCGCTCCGCGACGGCGTCCTGCCGGTCGGCGAGGAGGCCGGCCTGGCGCTCCTGCGCTTCCCGCTCGAGGAGACCGCGGCGGCGCACGACGCCGTGCAGGGCGACGCCGTCGGCAAGGTGCTCATCGACGTGCAGTCGGCAGAGTAG
- a CDS encoding patatin-like phospholipase family protein: protein MTDVETTTPTPGTRAVVLGGGGVAGIAWELGVLATLEDAGVDLGTADLVVGTSAGSVVGTFLRAGAVRGAFEQQLSPLPTTYEEPVAVDAGAIEQGFTTAVQGATSEQDARARLGAAAQQVTAGQSDDDRVATFRQTLPSPEWPDRAYAVTVVDAVDGSFRVIRAEDGVPLERAVAASCSVPFVWSPVRIDGHPYVDGGARSATNADVAAGFERVLVIACSPEGPSPLGPWLDRAVADLRAAGSQVEVIVADEASRQAFGADSLALSSQRPSAEAGRTQAQREAERISAFWA, encoded by the coding sequence ATGACCGACGTCGAAACGACCACCCCCACGCCCGGAACCAGAGCCGTCGTCCTCGGAGGGGGTGGGGTCGCCGGCATCGCCTGGGAGCTCGGCGTCCTCGCGACGCTCGAGGACGCGGGCGTCGACCTCGGCACCGCGGACCTCGTCGTCGGGACGAGCGCCGGCAGTGTCGTCGGCACGTTCCTCCGCGCCGGAGCCGTCCGCGGCGCCTTCGAGCAGCAGCTGAGCCCGCTCCCGACCACCTACGAGGAGCCGGTCGCGGTGGACGCCGGCGCGATCGAGCAGGGCTTCACCACCGCGGTGCAGGGCGCGACCTCGGAGCAGGACGCCCGCGCACGCCTCGGAGCCGCCGCGCAGCAGGTCACCGCGGGGCAGAGCGACGACGACCGCGTCGCGACCTTCCGGCAGACCCTGCCCAGCCCGGAGTGGCCGGACCGTGCCTACGCGGTGACGGTCGTCGACGCCGTGGACGGATCGTTCCGGGTGATCCGCGCGGAGGACGGCGTGCCGCTCGAACGTGCGGTGGCGGCGAGCTGCTCGGTGCCGTTCGTCTGGTCGCCGGTGCGGATCGACGGGCACCCGTACGTCGACGGTGGTGCGCGCTCGGCGACGAACGCCGACGTCGCGGCCGGCTTCGAGCGTGTACTCGTCATCGCCTGCAGCCCGGAAGGCCCGTCGCCGCTCGGGCCGTGGCTCGACCGTGCCGTGGCGGACCTGCGAGCCGCCGGCTCGCAGGTGGAGGTCATCGTGGCGGACGAGGCCTCGCGCCAGGCGTTCGGCGCGGACTCGCTCGCGCTGTCCTCGCAGCGACCGTCCGCCGAGGCCGGTCGCACGCAGGCGCAGCGGGAGGCCGAGCGGATCAGCGCGTTCTGGGCCTGA